In Sodalis ligni, a single genomic region encodes these proteins:
- a CDS encoding TetR/AcrR family transcriptional regulator — MPLFRERGFSSASITDISAAMQLSAGSIYKAFGDKRELFLRAFHRYTSTRHAQLEKRLETETTGFDKLRAMLIFYAETSHGEEGRRGCLVAASAIELATFDSAMADLVTSALHRVESILCGLIRLGQSDGSIPAGIDTEATACLLLSMLQGFRVIGKAGRARSEMLAAAEQAMRLLS, encoded by the coding sequence GTGCCGTTGTTCCGCGAACGCGGTTTCAGCTCAGCCTCCATCACCGATATCAGTGCGGCGATGCAGCTGTCGGCCGGCAGCATTTATAAAGCTTTCGGCGACAAGCGCGAGCTTTTTCTCCGTGCATTTCACCGCTATACCAGCACGCGCCATGCGCAGTTGGAAAAGCGCCTGGAAACCGAGACCACGGGATTCGACAAGCTAAGAGCCATGCTCATCTTCTACGCCGAGACCTCACACGGCGAAGAAGGCCGGCGCGGCTGTCTGGTTGCGGCCAGCGCCATCGAGCTCGCTACCTTTGATTCAGCGATGGCTGACCTCGTGACAAGCGCCTTGCATCGCGTGGAGTCAATACTGTGCGGCCTGATCCGGCTCGGCCAGTCCGATGGCTCCATTCCCGCGGGAATCGATACGGAGGCCACCGCATGTCTGTTGCTGAGCATGCTGCAGGGGTTTCGTGTGATCGGCAAGGCCGGGCGCGCCCGTTCTGAAATGCTGGCGGCGGCCGAACAGGCCATGCGCCTGCTCAGTTAA
- a CDS encoding glycosyltransferase family 9 protein: MSPARPSAWTAADVYAEAVTHGVKPREGIATDIISGDDALFHPGSLLTGDGHVVASYDIEQQREIGCYRSLYSQAGFFNAAAAAFTLDYARLSAVHIVNGMGVALGDSIIGLTAVEALRFFNPALHAVLYRPGRAPAYVESLYHMAAGIIGEMRWLPRTLTEVCGPEPRIDLGNHLFRPAFAAMPMIDFFLRSLGVDPAAVPTGLKANRWLQRLCLPLPPAPWRENEYVLFCPGASTPLRSIPVMMHKSFVERLWRRFACPVLGFGPLDSAHYVDIAGYATDTPQFLSWIKHARFVLSSDSAAVHAAAGFDVPSTAIFTSIPPELRVRDYTLCRPIALDVPTVRNMHASARPQDIALLEQAYQKLDVESIAPVGINPSAYRAAGDDAP, translated from the coding sequence ATGTCACCGGCCAGACCCTCGGCCTGGACGGCGGCAGATGTTTACGCTGAAGCTGTTACCCATGGGGTTAAACCCAGGGAGGGTATTGCCACGGACATCATAAGCGGCGATGACGCGCTGTTTCATCCCGGCAGCCTGTTAACCGGCGACGGGCACGTGGTGGCCTCTTACGATATCGAGCAGCAGCGGGAGATCGGCTGCTATCGCAGCTTATATTCCCAGGCCGGCTTTTTTAATGCCGCGGCCGCGGCGTTTACTCTTGATTATGCGCGCCTGTCCGCCGTGCATATCGTCAACGGCATGGGGGTGGCCCTCGGTGATTCCATTATCGGCCTCACCGCCGTCGAGGCGCTGCGCTTTTTCAATCCAGCCCTGCATGCGGTGCTTTACCGGCCTGGCCGGGCGCCGGCCTATGTGGAGTCGCTCTATCACATGGCGGCCGGCATCATTGGGGAAATGCGCTGGCTGCCCCGGACGCTGACGGAAGTGTGCGGTCCAGAGCCCCGTATCGATTTGGGCAATCATCTTTTCCGGCCGGCCTTTGCCGCCATGCCGATGATTGACTTTTTTCTCCGCTCATTGGGGGTTGATCCCGCCGCCGTGCCGACGGGCCTCAAGGCTAACCGCTGGCTGCAGCGCCTCTGTCTGCCGCTGCCGCCCGCCCCCTGGCGGGAAAATGAGTATGTCTTGTTTTGCCCCGGCGCCAGTACTCCGCTGCGCAGTATCCCGGTGATGATGCATAAATCCTTTGTGGAGCGCCTATGGCGGCGCTTCGCCTGCCCGGTGCTGGGCTTCGGTCCGCTGGACTCTGCCCATTATGTTGATATAGCCGGATATGCAACCGATACCCCACAGTTCCTGTCCTGGATAAAGCATGCCCGCTTCGTCCTCTCGTCGGATTCGGCGGCGGTACATGCGGCGGCGGGGTTTGACGTACCGTCGACGGCTATCTTTACCTCTATCCCGCCGGAACTGCGGGTCAGGGATTATACCTTATGCCGGCCGATAGCTCTTGATGTGCCGACGGTGCGCAACATGCACGCCAGCGCGCGCCCGCAGGATATCGCCCTGCTGGAGCAGGCGTATCAAAAGCTGGACGTGGAGTCTATCGCCCCTGTCGGCATAAACCCCTCAGCTTATCGAGCGGCCGGCGACGATGCCCCTTGA
- the folM gene encoding dihydromonapterin reductase, which yields MPPPAPLLITGGARRIGLALAESLLRQGIPVIVSYRQYYPALDTLASLGAHCIQADFSDNRGIYAFAEQVKAYSGKLRAIIHNASAWVAESAETPPEDTMAAMLQIHVYTPYLLNLALEPCLRDQGHAAADIIHITDFAVEKGSKKHIAYAASKAALDNMTRSFARKLAPDVKVNAIAPALILFNEQDDEEYRRHVLNKTLMKIEPGEMEIVDLVNYLFKSRYVTGQTLGLDGGRCLR from the coding sequence ATACCCCCCCCCGCGCCGTTACTGATTACCGGCGGTGCGCGCCGTATCGGTTTGGCGTTGGCGGAATCCCTGCTGCGACAGGGAATTCCGGTCATCGTCAGTTACCGCCAGTACTACCCGGCACTCGATACGCTGGCATCCCTGGGCGCCCACTGTATACAGGCTGATTTTTCGGATAACCGCGGTATTTACGCCTTCGCGGAACAGGTCAAGGCCTATAGCGGCAAGCTGCGGGCGATTATCCATAATGCCAGCGCATGGGTGGCGGAAAGCGCGGAAACGCCGCCGGAAGACACCATGGCCGCGATGCTGCAAATTCACGTTTATACCCCCTATCTGCTAAACCTGGCCCTCGAACCCTGCCTGCGGGACCAGGGGCATGCGGCGGCGGATATCATTCATATCACCGACTTCGCCGTTGAAAAAGGCAGCAAAAAACATATCGCCTATGCGGCCAGCAAGGCCGCCCTGGACAATATGACCCGGTCCTTTGCCCGCAAATTGGCCCCCGATGTCAAAGTCAACGCCATCGCCCCGGCCCTGATTCTGTTTAATGAGCAGGACGATGAGGAATATCGCCGGCATGTGCTGAATAAAACCCTGATGAAGATTGAACCGGGAGAAATGGAAATTGTGGATCTGGTGAATTATCTGTTTAAAAGCCGTTATGTCACCGGCCAGACCCTCGGCCTGGACGGCGGCAGATGTTTACGCTGA
- a CDS encoding efflux RND transporter periplasmic adaptor subunit: protein MTDINVFRYPLEHARYSLVLPAVLLALQLAGCDAGSAVQTAPPPPSVSVAPVLLKQIEPLDTFNGRVEAVQSVQLRPRVSGYIDRVNFKEGQEVHKGDVLFTIDDRTYRAALQQAKAELAGAVTQAKLARSESGRTEKLLSTSAVSAEQGEQRRSAAEQAQANVLSAQAAVDTAQLNMDFTRVTAPIDGRAGSAQITAGNLVTAGDSASVLTTLVSLDTVYVYFDVDESTFLRYQGLARANGGNRPQEVHIALVGEEGYPHTGKIDFLDNQLAPSTGTIRMRALLDNRDRRFTPGLFARVQLPASQRFNAMLIDDKAVVTDQDRKFVYVLDSTGKAQRRDITPGREFDGMLVVQEGLAPGDRVVIDGVQKIFMPGMPVNAKTCR from the coding sequence ATGACAGACATTAACGTTTTTCGCTACCCCTTGGAACATGCCAGGTACAGCCTGGTTTTACCCGCTGTGCTGCTGGCGCTGCAACTGGCCGGCTGTGATGCCGGCAGCGCGGTGCAGACCGCCCCGCCGCCGCCCTCCGTCAGCGTCGCCCCGGTTTTGCTCAAGCAAATAGAGCCGCTGGATACCTTTAACGGCCGCGTCGAAGCGGTGCAAAGCGTACAGCTGCGGCCCAGGGTATCCGGCTATATCGACCGGGTGAATTTCAAGGAAGGCCAGGAAGTCCATAAGGGCGATGTGCTCTTCACCATCGACGACCGCACCTACCGCGCCGCCCTGCAACAGGCCAAGGCGGAACTTGCCGGCGCCGTTACCCAGGCGAAGCTGGCCCGCAGCGAATCGGGACGCACGGAAAAACTGCTGAGCACCAGCGCCGTCTCGGCGGAACAGGGCGAACAACGCCGCTCCGCCGCCGAACAGGCCCAGGCCAATGTGCTGTCGGCCCAGGCCGCGGTGGATACCGCCCAGTTGAATATGGATTTCACCCGCGTTACCGCCCCCATCGACGGCCGCGCAGGCAGCGCGCAGATTACCGCCGGCAACCTGGTCACCGCCGGCGACAGCGCCAGCGTGCTCACGACCCTGGTCTCCCTGGATACGGTGTATGTCTATTTTGATGTGGATGAAAGCACCTTCCTGCGCTATCAGGGGCTGGCCCGGGCCAACGGCGGCAATCGCCCGCAGGAAGTGCACATCGCCCTGGTGGGTGAAGAGGGCTATCCCCACACCGGCAAAATCGATTTTCTCGATAATCAGCTAGCCCCCAGCACCGGCACCATTCGCATGCGCGCATTGCTGGACAATCGCGATCGGCGCTTTACCCCCGGCCTGTTCGCCCGCGTGCAATTGCCCGCAAGTCAACGTTTCAATGCCATGCTGATTGACGACAAAGCCGTGGTAACCGACCAGGACCGCAAGTTCGTGTACGTGCTGGACAGCACGGGCAAAGCGCAACGGCGCGATATCACCCCCGGCCGCGAATTTGACGGCATGCTGGTGGTACAGGAAGGACTGGCGCCCGGCGATAGGGTGGTCATCGACGGCGTGCAAAAAATATTCATGCCCGGCATGCCGGTTAACGCCAAAACGTGCCGATGA
- a CDS encoding RrF2 family transcriptional regulator, with protein sequence MIDLRFPTALQMVLSVADAQQNGTRATSAILATGLQANPSFVRKLMVPLTRDGIIMSTHGRQGSIHLGRPADQISLQDIYLSVMDDKPLWGKRPDVPQCCLVSANTGWFFDTLAGEAEQACLEVLARRTVADALRELHEKDRRLSAQDGGAAPASANLPPAD encoded by the coding sequence ATGATTGATCTACGCTTTCCCACCGCTCTGCAAATGGTGTTGAGCGTTGCCGACGCTCAGCAGAACGGAACCAGGGCCACCAGCGCCATTCTTGCCACCGGTTTACAGGCGAACCCGAGTTTTGTCCGTAAACTGATGGTGCCGCTGACCCGGGACGGAATCATTATGTCCACCCACGGCCGCCAGGGTTCCATCCATCTCGGCCGGCCGGCGGACCAAATCTCCCTGCAGGATATTTATCTGTCCGTCATGGACGACAAGCCGCTGTGGGGCAAGCGTCCCGACGTACCGCAGTGTTGCCTGGTGTCGGCCAATACCGGCTGGTTTTTCGACACACTGGCCGGCGAAGCCGAGCAGGCCTGCCTTGAGGTACTGGCACGGCGTACCGTCGCCGATGCCCTGCGGGAACTGCACGAAAAGGATCGCCGCCTTTCGGCGCAGGACGGCGGCGCCGCGCCGGCATCGGCGAATCTTCCCCCGGCGGATTAA